Proteins from a genomic interval of Deinococcus radiopugnans ATCC 19172:
- a CDS encoding GNAT family N-acetyltransferase, with the protein MTPFTLRDLRKPQDYAAVADVLNASQPSWPLTPELLQTWEEVRDPALFNTQLVAEQDGRVVAVGALGHDDFAFEDWRYFGSLAVHPDARGQGIGTALYDALLRRVGERGAREVRTMSSDEAVDAPGRAFLEKRGYVAAWERYESRLDTAGVDLARFDGLLASLAAEGVELRSLSELKDDPQRDRWLWELDWELFQDVPMGMTLTKRPLDAWVRQELEDPTLAPELSFVAVRPGQADPLTGPYVGYSTLGRNPSGFYYIGMTGVKRGERGQGVAKALKVAAMRGLNAAGGGEIRTFNDPPNVAMIGMNEALGFKRTSTRYRYELQLEATS; encoded by the coding sequence ATGACCCCTTTCACGCTGCGGGACCTCCGCAAACCGCAGGATTACGCCGCCGTCGCGGACGTGCTGAACGCCAGCCAGCCGTCATGGCCGCTGACGCCCGAGCTGCTGCAAACCTGGGAGGAGGTCCGTGATCCGGCGCTGTTCAACACCCAGCTGGTGGCCGAGCAGGACGGGCGCGTGGTGGCGGTGGGCGCCCTGGGCCACGACGACTTCGCCTTCGAGGACTGGCGCTACTTCGGCAGCCTGGCCGTTCACCCGGACGCGCGTGGGCAGGGCATCGGCACGGCGCTGTACGACGCATTGCTGCGCCGGGTGGGAGAACGCGGGGCGCGTGAAGTCCGCACCATGTCCAGCGACGAGGCGGTGGACGCGCCGGGCCGGGCCTTTCTGGAGAAACGCGGCTACGTGGCGGCCTGGGAGCGCTACGAATCGCGGCTGGACACGGCGGGCGTGGATCTGGCCCGCTTCGACGGTCTGCTGGCCTCGCTGGCCGCCGAAGGGGTGGAGCTGCGCTCTCTGAGCGAGCTGAAGGATGATCCCCAGCGTGACCGCTGGCTGTGGGAGCTGGACTGGGAGCTGTTTCAGGACGTCCCGATGGGCATGACCCTGACCAAAAGGCCGCTGGACGCCTGGGTCAGGCAGGAGCTGGAAGACCCCACCCTGGCCCCGGAGCTGTCCTTCGTGGCCGTCCGGCCCGGTCAGGCTGACCCGCTGACCGGCCCCTACGTCGGCTACAGCACCCTGGGCCGCAATCCATCCGGCTTCTATTACATCGGCATGACCGGCGTGAAGCGAGGCGAGCGGGGCCAGGGCGTCGCCAAGGCGCTGAAGGTGGCGGCCATGCGCGGGCTGAATGCGGCGGGCGGCGGTGAGATCCGCACCTTCAACGATCCGCCCAACGTCGCCATGATCGGCATGAACGAGGCGCTGGGCTTCAAACGAACCTCGACCCGCTACCGCTACGAACTGCAACTGGAGGCCACGTCATGA
- a CDS encoding CAP domain-containing protein: MRRLPSLLLLACLVPALAACTVSRRAAQPEADRPELTSPQLVPATTQRSLDVGQTMQLEVTLNGRRVPPDGLTWTSSDPRVVSVTAEGLARADGAGQASVRAIQTGTGRALAEFRMQVVAPPPATPQLLDAVTRQVLELTNAARARGHRCGGSVYPPAPPLVSEARLGAAAQAHAADMAARNYFNHISPDGRAPKDRIDAAGYSWRTIAENIAAGQADAQEVVTGWLNSEGHCRNLMNAGYRELGLGLAQSSGGKRYWVQDFGTR; the protein is encoded by the coding sequence GTGCGTCGCCTGCCCTCCCTGCTGCTGCTCGCCTGTCTCGTGCCCGCGCTGGCGGCCTGCACCGTCTCGCGCCGCGCCGCCCAGCCGGAGGCAGACAGACCAGAGCTGACCAGCCCACAGCTGGTCCCGGCCACCACGCAGCGATCTCTGGACGTAGGCCAGACCATGCAGCTGGAAGTGACCCTCAACGGACGCCGGGTGCCGCCGGACGGGTTGACCTGGACCAGCAGCGATCCGCGCGTGGTGTCGGTCACGGCGGAAGGGCTGGCGCGGGCAGACGGGGCCGGGCAGGCGTCGGTGCGGGCCATCCAGACCGGAACGGGCCGTGCCCTGGCCGAATTCCGCATGCAGGTGGTGGCCCCGCCGCCCGCCACACCGCAGCTGCTGGACGCGGTGACCCGGCAGGTATTGGAGCTGACCAACGCCGCCCGAGCCAGGGGCCACCGCTGCGGGGGCAGCGTTTACCCGCCCGCACCTCCCCTGGTTTCTGAGGCGCGGCTGGGCGCGGCGGCCCAGGCCCACGCCGCCGACATGGCAGCCCGCAATTATTTCAATCACATCAGCCCGGATGGACGGGCCCCGAAGGACCGCATCGACGCGGCCGGGTACAGCTGGCGCACCATTGCCGAGAACATCGCCGCCGGGCAGGCCGACGCGCAGGAAGTCGTGACCGGCTGGCTGAACAGCGAGGGCCACTGCCGCAACCTGATGAACGCGGGGTACCGCGAACTGGGCCTGGGGCTGGCCCAGAGTTCGGGCGGCAAGCGGTACTGGGTGCAGGACTTCGGCACCCGCTGA
- the gcvT gene encoding glycine cleavage system aminomethyltransferase GcvT, with protein MTQTPENPTEPTLKRTPLHAAHLRAGARMVPFGGWDMPVQYAGLKAEHDAVRSSAGMFDVSHMGEFRVGGPGALAFLQGVTTNDVSKLRPGRAHYNWLPGESGGLIDDIYIYMVAEGEYLLVVNAGNIDKDWAHLQRHAAGHNVTLTDESDQWALLAVQGPKTLELLQPFSDTDLAARKKNAYFAARLLGFNVMLARTGYTGEDGFEVFIDASQAETLWDKLLEAGVTPAGLGARDTLRLEAGFPLYGHEFSETIHPLSSSYGWVVKDKEHLGRTHITAAPPQRLIGLRLERVPVREGYPVYADGVQVGTVTSGSSSPTLGHPIAMALVDAAHAESESFEVEVRGKRHPATRMALPFYRGA; from the coding sequence GTGACCCAGACCCCCGAAAACCCGACAGAGCCGACGCTTAAGCGCACGCCGCTGCACGCCGCCCACCTGCGGGCCGGGGCGCGCATGGTGCCCTTCGGCGGCTGGGACATGCCCGTGCAGTACGCGGGCCTCAAGGCCGAACACGACGCCGTGCGCAGCAGCGCCGGCATGTTCGACGTCTCGCACATGGGCGAGTTCCGCGTGGGTGGCCCCGGCGCGCTGGCCTTCTTGCAGGGCGTGACCACCAACGACGTGAGCAAGCTGCGCCCCGGCCGCGCCCACTACAACTGGCTGCCGGGCGAATCGGGCGGCCTGATTGACGACATCTACATCTACATGGTGGCCGAAGGCGAATACCTGCTGGTGGTCAACGCCGGCAACATCGACAAGGACTGGGCGCACCTTCAGCGGCATGCAGCGGGCCATAACGTGACGCTGACGGACGAGTCCGATCAGTGGGCGCTGCTGGCCGTGCAGGGGCCGAAGACGCTGGAACTGCTGCAACCCTTCAGCGACACCGATCTAGCCGCCAGGAAGAAGAACGCGTACTTCGCGGCCAGACTGTTAGGTTTCAACGTGATGCTGGCCCGCACCGGCTACACCGGCGAGGACGGCTTCGAGGTCTTTATCGACGCGTCGCAGGCCGAGACGCTGTGGGACAAGTTGCTGGAGGCCGGCGTCACGCCCGCCGGGCTGGGCGCCCGCGACACGCTGCGGCTGGAGGCGGGCTTCCCGCTGTACGGCCACGAATTCTCCGAGACCATCCACCCGCTGAGCAGCAGCTATGGCTGGGTGGTCAAGGACAAGGAACACTTGGGCCGCACCCACATCACCGCCGCGCCGCCGCAGCGGCTGATCGGTCTGCGGCTGGAGCGCGTGCCGGTGCGCGAGGGCTATCCGGTCTACGCGGACGGCGTGCAGGTGGGTACCGTGACCAGCGGCAGCAGCAGCCCCACGCTGGGCCACCCGATTGCAATGGCGCTGGTGGACGCCGCCCACGCCGAGAGCGAGAGCTTTGAAGTCGAGGTGCGCGGCAAGCGGCACCCGGCCACGCGCATGGCCCTGCCCTTCTACCGGGGCGCATAA
- the gcvH gene encoding glycine cleavage system protein GcvH, whose translation MNTPTELKYAASHEWLSEDGTVGISDFAQDQLGDVVYVELPEVGREVTAGDTIAVVESVKTASDIYAPASGTVTAVNEDLSGSPELVNSSPYENGWLFKLDVTEERGDLMDAATYTETAES comes from the coding sequence ATGAATACCCCCACTGAACTGAAGTACGCCGCCTCGCACGAATGGCTCTCCGAAGACGGTACCGTCGGCATTTCCGACTTCGCGCAGGATCAGCTGGGCGACGTGGTGTACGTGGAACTGCCCGAGGTGGGCCGCGAGGTCACGGCGGGCGACACCATCGCCGTGGTGGAATCGGTCAAGACGGCCAGCGACATCTACGCCCCGGCCAGCGGCACCGTGACCGCCGTCAACGAGGACCTGAGCGGCAGCCCCGAACTGGTCAACTCCTCGCCCTACGAGAACGGCTGGCTGTTCAAGCTGGACGTGACCGAGGAACGCGGCGACCTGATGGACGCGGCGACGTACACCGAAACCGCCGAAAGCTAA
- a CDS encoding GNAT family N-acetyltransferase, with translation MTPQTTLPPLTIRPATDADFPVLARLMSEANPRHPLTAQGWAHEIGEVRGHPLGLHAAQWLAEEDGEARGTALTLHLPGMHHPDRYWAEVLIPPQHGRRGVGTRLAEMLEAHLRERGAREVLSGGYEDEPWALDFLTRRGFAETLRYFDNVLELADFDASAWAEASGLPSGLRAVSLAGLAAEIGMDAAITAFHAAFAEVREDVPRAAPPTPLLLEGFRSRLLNDPHFFPEGILLAVTSSGEVVALSELHPNDSDPARLDTGLTGTRRAWRRRGLALALKVRALRLAQDRGVREVWTGNATTNRPMLALNERLGFRPRPAYTEMRWGGV, from the coding sequence ATGACGCCCCAGACCACCCTGCCCCCCCTCACCATCCGCCCGGCCACCGACGCCGACTTTCCCGTGCTGGCCCGCCTGATGAGCGAGGCCAACCCGCGCCACCCGCTCACGGCGCAGGGCTGGGCGCACGAGATCGGCGAGGTGCGTGGGCACCCGCTGGGACTACACGCCGCGCAGTGGCTGGCCGAGGAGGACGGCGAGGCGCGCGGCACGGCGCTGACCCTGCACCTGCCCGGCATGCACCACCCGGATCGCTACTGGGCCGAGGTGCTCATTCCCCCGCAGCACGGGCGGCGCGGCGTGGGCACCCGGCTGGCGGAGATGCTCGAAGCGCATCTGCGAGAGCGTGGGGCACGCGAGGTTCTCTCTGGCGGCTACGAGGACGAGCCGTGGGCGCTAGATTTCCTGACCCGGCGCGGCTTTGCCGAGACCCTGCGCTACTTCGACAACGTGCTGGAGCTGGCCGATTTCGACGCCTCCGCCTGGGCTGAGGCGTCAGGGCTGCCCAGTGGTCTGCGGGCCGTCTCGCTGGCCGGGCTGGCGGCAGAGATAGGGATGGACGCCGCGATCACCGCCTTTCACGCCGCCTTCGCCGAGGTGCGCGAGGACGTGCCGCGCGCCGCCCCGCCCACGCCGCTGCTGCTGGAGGGCTTCCGCAGCCGCCTGCTGAACGATCCCCATTTCTTCCCCGAGGGCATCCTGCTGGCCGTCACATCTTCCGGCGAGGTGGTGGCCCTGAGCGAACTGCACCCCAACGACAGCGATCCGGCGCGGCTGGACACCGGCCTGACCGGCACCCGCCGGGCGTGGCGGCGGCGCGGGCTGGCGCTGGCCCTGAAGGTGCGGGCGCTGCGGCTGGCGCAGGACAGGGGGGTTCGGGAGGTCTGGACGGGCAATGCCACCACCAACCGGCCCATGCTGGCCCTCAACGAGCGCCTGGGCTTCCGTCCGCGCCCCGCGTACACCGAGATGCGCTGGGGCGGCGTATGA
- the gcvP gene encoding aminomethyl-transferring glycine dehydrogenase: protein MRPPQTRSLSELLNTNDFTRRHIGPSAAEQAEMMQALGVASLDELIETTLPEAIQFHGELTAGPGVTEAQALADLKAVAQKNKVFRSYIGMGYAGTHTPGVIGRNMLENPGWYTAYTPYQAEISQGRLEMLLNFQQMVMDLTGMPVSNASLLDEATAAAEAMTLAKRQGKSKGNVFFVADDVHPQTLDVIRTRAEYFGYDIVTGDPSGEMPEGVFGVLAQYPGTYGELRDLSPVAEKVHEAGAALIVATDLLACALVTPPGEQGADIVVGSAQRFGVPMGFGGPHAAFLACQKGFERSMPGRVIGVSKDSRGRVALRMAMQTREQHIRREKATSNICTAQALLANMAGAYAVYHGQEGIRTIAQRTHRMAGILAKALNDAGLSVNDSFFDTLTFEGDAAATRERAEAKGINFRYDGGRIGVTLDETVTVADLSDVIEAITGNAVDVLKLDSDAVDGIPANLGRTSDFLTHPVFNTHHSEHAMLRYLKTLENKDYSLTHGMIPLGSCTMKLNATAEMIPVTWPEFGQLHPFAPADQTEGYAQMLAELEGWLADITGYDAVSLQPNSGAQGEYAGLLTIRKYHESRGEAHRSVCLIPASAHGTNPASAAMMGMSVVVVKTDAEGNIDLDDLKAKAEQHSENLGALMITYPSTHGVYEANVTEVCDLIHQHGGQVYLDGANMNALVGVAKPGLIGSDVSHLNLHKTFAIPHGGGGPGMGPIGVKAHLTPFLPNHAVAPTSDSATGAVSAAPYGSASILPISYLYIRLLGARGLRESTGVALLNANYIAQQLDGAYPILYTGQRGRVAHECIIDIRPLKASSGISEEDIAKRLMDYGFHAPTMSFPVPGTLMIEPTESEPKAELDRFITAMLGIRREIQEVQDGLIRAEDSPLKHAPHTQEDLLVEDWTRAYSREVGALPTAAQKQWKYWPAVNRVDNVYGDRNFVCSCPPMEEWVGA, encoded by the coding sequence ATGCGCCCCCCCCAGACCCGTTCACTCAGCGAACTGCTGAACACCAACGACTTCACCCGCCGCCACATCGGCCCCAGCGCCGCCGAGCAGGCCGAGATGATGCAGGCGCTGGGCGTCGCCAGCCTGGATGAACTGATCGAGACCACCCTGCCCGAAGCCATCCAGTTTCACGGCGAGCTGACGGCGGGGCCAGGGGTCACCGAGGCGCAGGCGCTGGCCGACCTGAAAGCCGTGGCGCAGAAGAACAAGGTGTTCCGCAGCTACATCGGCATGGGGTACGCGGGGACGCACACGCCAGGGGTGATCGGGCGCAACATGCTGGAGAATCCGGGATGGTACACGGCCTACACGCCGTACCAGGCCGAGATCTCGCAGGGGCGGCTGGAAATGCTGCTGAACTTCCAGCAGATGGTGATGGACCTGACCGGGATGCCCGTCTCCAACGCCAGCCTGCTGGACGAGGCGACGGCGGCGGCAGAAGCGATGACCCTCGCCAAGCGCCAGGGCAAGAGCAAGGGCAACGTCTTCTTCGTGGCCGACGACGTGCATCCGCAGACGCTGGACGTGATCCGCACGCGCGCCGAGTATTTCGGTTACGACATCGTGACCGGCGATCCCTCCGGCGAGATGCCGGAAGGCGTGTTCGGCGTGCTGGCGCAGTATCCCGGCACCTACGGCGAGTTGCGTGACCTCTCCCCCGTGGCCGAGAAGGTGCATGAGGCGGGTGCGGCGCTGATCGTCGCCACCGACCTGCTGGCCTGCGCTCTGGTGACGCCGCCCGGCGAGCAGGGCGCGGACATCGTGGTGGGCAGCGCCCAGCGCTTTGGCGTGCCGATGGGCTTCGGCGGGCCGCACGCGGCGTTCCTGGCGTGCCAGAAGGGCTTCGAGCGTTCCATGCCGGGCCGCGTGATCGGCGTCAGCAAGGACAGCCGGGGCCGGGTGGCCCTGCGGATGGCGATGCAGACGCGCGAGCAGCACATCCGGCGCGAGAAGGCCACCTCCAACATCTGCACGGCGCAGGCGCTGCTGGCGAACATGGCGGGGGCGTATGCCGTGTACCACGGCCAGGAGGGCATCCGCACCATCGCCCAGCGCACGCACCGCATGGCCGGGATTCTGGCGAAGGCGCTGAATGATGCGGGTCTGAGCGTCAACGACAGCTTCTTCGACACGCTGACCTTTGAGGGCGACGCGGCGGCCACCCGCGAGCGGGCCGAGGCGAAGGGCATCAACTTCCGGTACGACGGCGGGCGCATTGGCGTCACGCTGGACGAGACGGTGACGGTGGCTGACCTGTCCGACGTGATTGAGGCGATCACCGGCAACGCGGTGGACGTGCTGAAGCTGGATTCGGACGCGGTGGACGGCATCCCCGCCAACCTGGGGCGCACCTCCGACTTCCTGACGCACCCGGTTTTCAACACGCACCACAGCGAACACGCCATGCTGCGCTACCTCAAGACGCTGGAGAACAAGGACTACAGCCTGACGCACGGCATGATTCCGCTGGGCAGCTGCACCATGAAGCTGAACGCCACCGCCGAGATGATTCCGGTAACGTGGCCCGAATTCGGACAACTGCACCCGTTTGCCCCCGCCGATCAGACCGAGGGCTACGCGCAGATGCTGGCCGAGCTGGAAGGCTGGCTGGCCGACATCACCGGCTACGACGCCGTGAGCCTGCAACCCAACAGCGGCGCACAGGGCGAGTACGCGGGCCTGCTGACCATCCGCAAGTACCACGAGAGCCGGGGCGAGGCGCACCGCAGCGTCTGCCTGATTCCGGCCAGCGCGCACGGCACCAACCCCGCCAGCGCGGCCATGATGGGCATGAGCGTGGTGGTGGTCAAGACCGACGCCGAGGGCAACATCGACCTTGATGACCTGAAGGCCAAGGCCGAGCAGCACAGCGAGAACCTGGGCGCGCTGATGATCACCTACCCCAGCACGCACGGCGTCTACGAGGCCAACGTCACCGAGGTCTGTGACCTGATCCACCAGCACGGCGGGCAGGTGTACCTGGACGGCGCGAACATGAACGCGCTGGTGGGTGTTGCCAAGCCGGGGCTGATCGGCAGCGACGTGTCGCACCTGAACCTGCACAAGACCTTCGCCATTCCGCACGGCGGCGGCGGGCCGGGCATGGGGCCGATTGGGGTCAAGGCGCATCTGACCCCCTTCCTGCCCAACCACGCAGTCGCGCCCACGAGCGACAGCGCCACCGGGGCCGTCAGCGCCGCGCCGTATGGCAGCGCCAGCATTCTGCCGATCTCGTACCTGTACATTCGCCTGCTGGGCGCGCGGGGTCTGCGCGAAAGCACCGGCGTGGCGCTGCTGAACGCCAACTACATCGCGCAGCAGCTAGACGGCGCGTACCCGATCCTGTACACCGGGCAGCGCGGGCGCGTGGCGCACGAGTGCATCATCGACATCCGGCCCCTCAAGGCCAGCAGCGGCATCAGCGAGGAGGACATCGCCAAGCGGCTGATGGACTACGGCTTCCACGCCCCCACCATGAGCTTTCCGGTGCCCGGCACGCTGATGATCGAACCCACCGAGTCCGAGCCGAAGGCGGAGCTGGACCGCTTCATCACCGCCATGCTGGGCATCCGCCGCGAGATTCAGGAGGTTCAGGACGGGCTGATTAGAGCCGAGGACAGCCCGCTGAAGCACGCACCGCACACGCAGGAAGACCTGCTGGTCGAGGACTGGACCCGGGCCTACAGCCGCGAAGTGGGGGCCCTCCCCACCGCCGCGCAGAAACAGTGGAAGTACTGGCCTGCCGTGAACCGGGTGGACAACGTGTACGGCGACAGGAATTTCGTGTGTAGCTGCCCGCCGATGGAGGAGTGGGTGGGGGCTTGA
- a CDS encoding CAP domain-containing protein has translation MPFSLKRSAGLAALTLTVILSACGTTPPTAAVPNDLAAAPVATGTTLSAQAAASLQLKVGQTQQINISVGGQPAQPGQLRWTTSNAAVATVTQSGLIKAVAAGSAVVRTTLISNPSAYLDFSVTVTAASAPAPAPTPAPQPAPPVSGTTAQQVLQLVNQARAQARNCGATSFAAAPALTLNAQLAQAAQGHASDMAAKSYFSHTSQDGRTFVQRISATGYAFRTIGENIAAGQSTAQQVVAGWLQSEGHCRNIMNPSFRELGVGYAAGGSYRHYWVQDFGAR, from the coding sequence GTGCCTTTTTCCCTGAAACGTTCCGCTGGCCTCGCCGCCCTGACCCTGACCGTAATTCTGAGCGCCTGCGGGACCACACCGCCGACAGCCGCAGTGCCGAATGATCTCGCCGCCGCCCCTGTCGCCACGGGCACCACGCTGAGCGCCCAGGCCGCCGCGTCCTTGCAGCTGAAGGTGGGCCAGACCCAGCAGATCAACATCTCGGTGGGAGGGCAGCCGGCCCAGCCGGGACAGCTGCGGTGGACCACCAGCAACGCCGCCGTCGCCACCGTGACGCAAAGTGGGCTGATCAAGGCCGTCGCGGCCGGCAGCGCGGTGGTCCGGACCACCCTGATCAGCAACCCCAGCGCCTACCTGGACTTCAGCGTGACCGTGACGGCTGCCAGCGCGCCCGCACCGGCCCCCACCCCCGCACCCCAGCCGGCGCCGCCAGTTTCCGGCACCACCGCGCAGCAGGTGCTGCAGCTGGTGAACCAGGCCCGTGCCCAGGCCCGCAACTGCGGCGCCACCAGCTTCGCGGCCGCCCCCGCCCTGACCCTGAACGCCCAGTTGGCCCAGGCCGCGCAGGGCCACGCCAGCGACATGGCCGCCAAGAGCTACTTCAGCCATACCAGCCAGGACGGGCGCACCTTCGTGCAGCGCATCAGCGCCACGGGCTACGCGTTCCGCACCATCGGCGAGAACATCGCCGCCGGACAGTCCACCGCGCAGCAGGTCGTCGCGGGCTGGCTGCAGAGCGAGGGCCACTGCCGCAACATCATGAACCCCAGCTTCCGTGAACTGGGCGTGGGCTACGCCGCGGGCGGCAGCTACCGCCACTACTGGGTGCAGGACTTCGGCGCCCGCTGA
- a CDS encoding tautomerase family protein — protein sequence MPYINVRLTRKDITTDQKAQIVREITATMQSVLGKRPESVHVVIDEVDPENWGYAGELTSVHRQRQG from the coding sequence ATGCCCTACATCAACGTCCGGCTGACCCGCAAGGACATCACCACCGACCAGAAAGCGCAGATCGTCCGCGAGATCACCGCCACCATGCAGAGCGTGCTGGGCAAACGGCCGGAGAGTGTGCATGTCGTGATCGACGAAGTGGATCCGGAGAACTGGGGCTATGCGGGCGAGCTGACCTCCGTCCACCGCCAGCGGCAGGGGTAG
- a CDS encoding PIG-L deacetylase family protein, whose amino-acid sequence MLTGMSDVQRMKLLLIVPHPDDEVYGAAGTLMELLAGGHRCGLVTLTRGEAGRTLGLAEGPEELARMREVELAACLEVIGLTTTPGSVHEQHTFPDKYLKDQPLEKLVAVAREAMTRHRPETVLTFPPNGSNGHPDHVTTHRAVKAAWDSLPEQERPALWYYASDTPPENEDLRAEWLPPNVRRDVTAHITRKLQAIACHRTQALSTVDFIRKFPERVTLETFYAPE is encoded by the coding sequence ATGCTGACGGGCATGTCCGATGTCCAGAGAATGAAACTGCTGCTGATCGTCCCCCATCCCGACGACGAGGTCTACGGCGCGGCCGGCACGCTGATGGAACTGCTCGCGGGGGGCCACCGCTGCGGGCTGGTCACCCTGACGCGCGGTGAGGCGGGCCGCACCCTGGGGCTGGCCGAGGGGCCGGAGGAACTGGCCCGCATGCGCGAGGTGGAACTGGCCGCGTGCCTGGAGGTCATCGGCCTGACCACCACCCCCGGCAGCGTCCACGAGCAGCACACTTTTCCCGATAAATACCTGAAAGACCAGCCGCTGGAGAAACTGGTAGCGGTGGCCCGCGAGGCGATGACCCGCCACCGCCCCGAAACCGTGCTGACCTTTCCGCCCAACGGCAGCAACGGCCATCCGGATCACGTCACCACGCACCGCGCCGTGAAGGCCGCCTGGGACAGCCTGCCCGAGCAGGAGCGCCCGGCGCTGTGGTACTACGCCAGCGACACCCCGCCCGAGAACGAGGACCTGCGCGCCGAGTGGCTGCCGCCCAACGTGCGCCGCGACGTGACCGCGCACATCACCCGCAAACTGCAGGCCATCGCCTGCCACCGCACCCAGGCGCTGAGCACCGTGGACTTTATCCGCAAATTCCCGGAGCGCGTGACGCTGGAAACCTTCTACGCGCCGGAGTGA
- a CDS encoding ATP-binding protein, which yields MTAANMTARARTLGELLDTPGYAGRTPFDGKIRLVQDEVRENLTRKLRGGEELFPGVVGYDDTVIPQLVNALLARQNFILLGLRGQAKSRILRAITELLDDVVPVIDGVDMPDDPLNPVGAEGKHMLEAHGRELPIRWLPRADRYVEKLATPDVTVADLIGDVDPIKAARLGTSLGDTRSMHFGLLPRANRGIFAVNELADLAPKVQVAMFNILQEGDVQIKGYPIRLELDVMLVFSANPEDYTARGKIVTPLKDRIGSEIRTHYPTDVRLGMDITAQEAVKDDAVTVPGFMAELIEEIAFQAREDGRVDKMSGVSQRLPISLLEVAAANAERRSLMGGDDAVVRVSDVYAGLPAITGKMELEYEGELKGADNVAKEVIRKAAGAVYGRLCGSMDTQKLEKWFEDGNVFRFPQSGNSGAAMKATKEVPGLSDIAAELADSNSDAVRVSAAEFVLEGLYGRKKLSRAEELYAAPEPETRQQRGGRWN from the coding sequence ATGACCGCTGCAAACATGACCGCCAGAGCCAGGACGCTGGGTGAACTGCTGGACACGCCCGGTTATGCCGGACGCACTCCTTTCGACGGAAAGATCAGGCTGGTTCAGGACGAGGTTCGCGAGAACCTGACCCGCAAGCTCCGGGGCGGCGAGGAACTGTTCCCCGGCGTGGTGGGCTACGACGACACCGTGATTCCGCAACTGGTCAACGCCCTGCTGGCGCGGCAGAACTTCATTCTGCTGGGGCTGCGCGGTCAGGCCAAGAGCCGCATCCTCCGCGCGATCACCGAACTGCTTGATGACGTGGTGCCGGTGATTGACGGCGTGGACATGCCCGACGATCCCCTGAACCCGGTGGGCGCGGAGGGCAAGCACATGCTCGAGGCGCACGGCAGGGAGTTGCCCATCCGCTGGCTGCCCCGCGCGGACCGCTACGTGGAAAAGCTGGCGACGCCCGACGTCACGGTGGCCGACCTGATCGGCGACGTCGATCCCATCAAGGCCGCCCGCCTGGGCACCAGCCTGGGCGATACCCGCTCCATGCACTTCGGGCTGCTGCCGCGCGCCAACCGGGGCATCTTCGCGGTCAATGAGCTGGCGGACCTCGCCCCCAAGGTGCAGGTGGCGATGTTCAACATCCTTCAGGAAGGCGACGTGCAGATCAAGGGCTACCCGATCCGCCTGGAACTGGACGTGATGCTGGTCTTCAGCGCCAACCCCGAGGACTACACGGCGCGCGGCAAGATCGTTACGCCCCTCAAGGACCGTATCGGCAGTGAAATCCGCACCCACTACCCCACCGACGTGCGGCTGGGCATGGACATCACCGCGCAGGAAGCCGTCAAGGACGACGCCGTGACCGTTCCCGGCTTCATGGCCGAACTGATCGAGGAAATCGCCTTCCAGGCCCGCGAGGATGGCCGCGTGGACAAGATGAGCGGCGTCTCGCAGCGCCTGCCGATCTCCCTGCTGGAAGTGGCCGCCGCCAACGCCGAGCGCCGCAGCCTGATGGGCGGCGACGACGCCGTGGTGCGCGTCAGTGACGTGTACGCGGGCCTGCCGGCCATCACCGGCAAGATGGAGCTGGAATACGAGGGCGAGTTGAAGGGCGCGGACAACGTCGCCAAGGAAGTGATTCGCAAGGCCGCGGGCGCGGTGTACGGCCGCCTGTGCGGCAGCATGGACACCCAGAAACTGGAGAAGTGGTTCGAGGACGGCAACGTCTTCCGCTTCCCGCAGTCCGGCAATTCCGGCGCGGCCATGAAGGCGACGAAGGAAGTCCCTGGCCTGAGCGACATCGCCGCCGAACTGGCCGACAGCAACAGCGACGCCGTGCGGGTCAGTGCCGCCGAGTTCGTCCTCGAAGGGCTGTATGGACGCAAGAAGCTCTCGCGGGCCGAGGAGCTGTACGCCGCTCCCGAACCCGAAACGCGCCAGCAGCGCGGCGGACGCTGGAACTGA